AGGAGAAATATATCAAATTAATGTCAGTGCAAAGTCCATAACaactctcttcctctcctttcGCTGCTTCCTGCAGGCGTGTCCTCTCAACTCATGTCCCGTGGCTCCATCCAGTCGGTCCAGCCAGGAGGTGTGGGAATCTTTCTCCCAGTGCTTCACCCCTGCTGTTAAAGAAGTGGTGGAGTTTGCAAAGAGCATCCCAGGTTTCCAGAGCCTCAGCCAGCACGATCAAGTCATGCTCCTCAAGTCTGGCACCTTCCAGGTTCGTCACTTGACATTTGATCGAAGCTCTCGTCCGATCATACGGTCTTTCCAGATTCTGACCTTGTTTTGTTCCGTCGGCAGGTTCTTATGGTGAGATTCTGCTCGCTGTTTGACCCCAAGGAGAGGACGGTGACCTTCCTCAACGGACAGACGTACTCACTGGCATCACTGAGGGCTCTTGGCATGGGCATCTTACTGGACGCTATGTTTGACTTCAGTGAGAAGCTGGGATCTTTGGGTCTGGAGCCCGACGAGATGGCGCTTTTTATGGCCGTTGTGTTGGTGTCTGCAGGTAAGATGGAGCCACTTTAGTAAGCACACAAGCAAGGACACATTTTATCAGTCCAAAcctaaccccccctccccctttgTTTCCAGACCGGTCTGGTATTGCAGAAGTGGGAGCAgtggagcagctgcaggagaaTCTGATAAAAGCGCTGCGTTCTCTGATCGGCAGTCGCCGGCCGGATGATAGCACCCTCTTCCCAAAGCTGCTGCTACGTTTGCCGGACCTGCGCACCCTGAACAACCAGCACTCGGACAAGCTATTAGCTTTCCGCATAGATCCTTGAGTGGGGAACGCTCACAGTCTCACCCGGGATCCGCCTTTGCACCCAGTGCAAGCCCGGCCGGCTACATTCAGCGCACTTGGCCTCCGTGGGACGGGAGCTGTGCCGAGTCTGATGCCGGACTGGGAAACATATCAGTGAAGAACACAGGCACCGCAGGAGGTGGAGGCTCCTAACCTTCAGAGCTCTCTAATGGTTACTTCCAGTCGGACTgctaagacaagaaaaaaaaagaaaaaaaagaccatgTTCTGAGTTTTTTGAGTCAGTGTCCCACCACCTCTCCCTCCTGGAGTTTGTCAGAGACCAAAAAGAGAAGAAGCTCTGTCGTTCCTCACCACACTTTGATAAACTATTCCAGCTTTCAAAGCTAACAAGAAGGAAGCACATGCTCTTGCTCGGATATTAACGAGCTCTTACTGTACATTTGTGCTATAAGTGTAAAGGTACCTTTGAAAGACCTCATAAATCTATTTAAAAGCATATATAGCAATAGTAATTTCTAACACAGGAGAGCAGCTTGTACTTGCCCTGCTGAAATGACATAAGCTGTTTTAACATGTTGCCATGTGGGAAATCTTTATTAAAATGACCCATTTGTGATTGATGTTTATAAGAAATGAAATTAAGCTGAATCATATTTGTACATGGAAATACTATTGGTCATTTTAGACCACGTTTGAATGATTATATGTTAGTGTTCTGTTGTATATTTTGTACATAACTGATATTCTTAGTTTGTACTCTTGCTAGTTTGCAAATTGTTGAATTATTGTATGATATGACACATAAAACACTGCTCTGTAGACTGCAAAGAGAAAAGGCGTTTGAACCATTCGCTCTGAGTATAATATTTTTTTGAAGATATGGAATTGAAATATATGTATTGTCAACTGAAAGCATCAGtttgtgtatattttgtaaatgtTTATGGTAACAACATAGATTGCCCCTATTAAATGATGTTATACCGTGATTCTCCTTGTCCTCGTGCTTCCTCGTTTTCTTCTTCACTCTTATGCAAAGGCTCACCGTGGACCCGTAACCTAGCAACTGGGCCGATCAGCCAATCGTGCCTCAGGTATGAGAGCCATTAGGGATTTTATTCCTAACAAGAAACATCACCAGATGTTTCAGTGCATTAGCAAGTACATGTCATTTGAAAGAGGTCAAACACGTCTCTCTGACACAGGAACACAGTGACATTTTAAGCGGACGACTCCCACTGAAATGAATCCTTTTGAATGATATATGTAAATAAGACGCTGAAAGGACGGCTACACTGTGGATTGAAAGGGAATGTGGGTAAAAATAAACACGCTCTTAATGTGTGTCAACAGCGTACGCAGTAAAAGCAGAAGTTCTCACTGCTGCTATCAGTTTAGTCTACTGTAAGTTTTGGGAAAGTCATCTCCACATAATTGTTTGGGAACAGTTTCCATAAACAGCAACTCTGCCCTTCACAGGTCTGCATAATGAGTCACGCTGTTGTTGTGCTATTTTACATGAGCTGACAGGGAATGAGAGGGTCGTTTTATGTCCTAAATGCGACCAGTAGACAAAGACAGTTTTGCTTACAGTAGATTGTTATAGATGAATGCTCTTATTATCAGTCTCCTTGAGGTAATTATGACCTTCAGCACTCCTTCAAATACTAAAGATCctgtgataaaaaaataaaaaccaagccAAACCAGTCAACTCACTGTAAAGGCTCcaggtctctgtctctgtcttaaTGTGATTTTATAAATAATGTTATGGTCTGAATCTGATTGGACAATATGATTACTGCATGACTAAGTTTCAGCCTtacatcttttttgttttgggactgagatatctctcatatGACACATTGGTCACATCAGACAGGTTGAAGTCCTGACGAGTGACCTGTCACTATCACACCCACTGGTCATTTTAAACCAATAATAATATCCACATGAGGTGGATATTATTATTGGTTTAAAATGACCAGTGGTCATTTGGAAGAAAACGGATGCTCCTACAGTTGGTGCGTGGATCAAGGCAATGGCACAATGTAGGTCAATGGAGAAAATAACGTATACACTAAAAAATAAACTTGGGATGTATGAAGAAATCTGGAAACCATTTgatcaatttattaaaaaaggagaCATGGGCGCGCTTCTACGGGAGGACAATGCAGGGCAGGATACCTAAGAAGGAATCTGGAGGATGACAGGAAAAGGgtaatttttgattattttgtttaggttatgtatatctttaatttCCTAGAGGTACCACTGGACTGTGTTGTTATTTGGTACTGTTATTAGGTACCAACTTTGGATTGTATAACAAGAAATATGTAAAGAGAGAAGGGATATGggatgggatggggggggggttaaaactGTTAAGTCAGAACTAGATGTGAAATGTCctttattataatattctgtttgtaaatgaaaaaacaataaagatattgttaaaaaaaaataaaataatatccaCATACTTTATTAACCCTAGAAATGATTTCAACACAAATAAAACCCTTACTTTGAACTTTAGCTTGTAAAGAGATGGATTAAACATCAAGTAAATCAGACATCTGAATCTTTAACTCTCAACAAAGCTAAAGAGTAATTTTACATTAAGATCAGCATCTTTTTGTTCTTCTTTAGGcgttatttatgtttattttcacGTTTTGTAAACATTTAAAGCACCTATCAAATGTATTAGAAATGTTGCTTCAGATGTTTTGGTTGAGACTGCATATCATGTGTAGTTTAAGCAtgttaaaactaaaaataattattattatttaaaaacaaaaaggtcatGGAGGACTGCCGGAGAGCATTCCAGCACACTATGGGCAAGATATGGTCAAACAACCACACATGCATGCAAGTTGTACTCTGCTAATTTTTCAAGCACCAGCTTCTTCTCGAGGTTACTAGTCAAACTTGAAACCATTCAAGGAAAATTGCATTGTTCGTTTTGGGCAGTGTTTTCCAatggcagaggtggacagagtactcgaccccagtacttgagtaagagtacaaatactactggtcaaaattcactccgttacaagtaaaagtagctcagtcaaaatattactcgagtaagagtagaaaagtacttgcttttaaaggtacttaagtatccaaaagtaaatgcttttaaatttactttaagtaaaagtaagagtaagagtaaatttcttattttccacatcagtaaattactatattttttctaaattaatttaaggatcttttaactcttgtttctgagaattaactctttgaaaccagctgcactgatgtgctgcttttagaaccacaatgttatataaaacctgcagaaacaccaaaaacaaatcaaatgaatgggatcataagaggacagcagatgatgcagagtttattaacaatcatgaactgaaaccaaatgaacctgcaccatccaactaagtctggatccccctaaagaccactgctttacaaaaaactacatctctgctttcaataactcaatgttgaagtcacttaactttacaggaaggacatgtaccagtacaatatagcaatatagagcataacaaactgtaaAAATGTCTGTCTTGgctgtctcccaatgtctgtctgaaagcgtgcactgtgataggtctcctcctttgacaaaaacagcttgtgtccaataggattttagggaagaagaaaaaagagcagacctgaaagtaacgagtagcctacttttcagccttcctagaaatgtactcgagtaaaagtaaaaatatttgtcttggaaatgtattcaagtaagagtaataagtaccaaagaaatctaatactcaagtaaagtacaaatcctctggatatgtacttaagtacagtactcaagtaaatttaatccgttactgtccaccactggtgtTTTCCAATGGTGACCCTGAAAACCCACTGCACTGCTGCCTGTGTGACGTCTCCCTGGTTCATCACACGTGTCAGatgcaagaaaaaaactaacacacaaacaaaaagaagtgaaaatggatTATTTGCAGTATTTGAAAATATAAGGTTTAGTTATTGTCTTCCCTTTATGCCTTTCGTCAAATTCTGAAGCAAAGTTATTCAAACGTAACTATCTAGGTTAACTATTTTTGATGAGAAACTTCTCGACTGCCTTCGCTTCAACTATTGTTTGTCTCTACTGCCACCCAGTGGCCACGTGGGGAGGTACAGCTCCACAAGTCACATGTCTAATAATGAACCAGTGGTTTTTTCCACTATagtcaaaacaaaataaataaaaaataaataaagccatTAAAGGTTTTAGAATGGAAATTATTAGTATACGTTTATTTTCATTCCTTCTATTCTTTTTAACCGCTGCCTGAAGCCAGTTGGTCCGGATGACCTGAAGTAATtcattttgtttcctttttgacAAAATAATTTTCCACTGCCAAGGAAATTGAAATCTGTACTTTATGTCAGGCACACCATGACTGACATGACAGTGTCATCATGCATTTCAGTCTGACATCATATCGTGGAAGGTTATACTTGTATAAGACTTTTAACATGGATTTCTTATTCAGGTTTTTGAATCCTATATATTTGACAGATTGTTTCCGGAAATGCTTCTACTTGGCTTTGTTAATAACAGATTAGTTGTTAAAGCAGACAGTATTAGATATAAGAGAGTTAaagcaggtcaaaggtcaagacTTGACGGTAAATCTCTATGTGTGCTCCATAATGGTCTTAACTTTGTGCTAATTATCCTCAGATGCTTGTTACTTAAGCACTCacttacataaaataaacaaacaaaaaaaaaacatgatatcATATGTTCACCTGAATAGTCTGACGTGTTAGAGGACCTTTGTCTCAAGTGTGTAACACAAATTTAATTGAATGAAAAGCAGAGTGAACTATATTGCTCCAGCTTTGCTCAAAGGTTCATATGTACAAGCCACAGATGCAAAATCATTGATAGATTGTTGAGAGTGACTAATGGTGATTGGTAATAATTTACTTACTGTTAATAAATGCTAACTAATGTGGGGTGGAGGTGGCAAGAGTGAACATCTTTCAGTTTAAGATCCAAAAGCGTATCAATAAAATTCTCACTGattgttgatttattttcttattcatatatatatatatatatatatatatatatatatatatatatatatatatatatatatatatatatatatatatatatatattatacatacatatatattggTAATATACAGTTTGAAAATTCATATTCTGACCAAATGCCTTCCAATTTTTTTCCTTCAGATTCCCCAAAAGTGGATTAAAGTTGTTAGGTAATGCATATGTAATTCAGCAATGTAAGTCCTTTGGGTTGATCTGGTGAGCAGTGGAATGATTACGAGTCCCAAAACTGTTAAGAAGCTCTGTGCAGCAAATACAGACGTACATGTCGCCCCTGTTTGGCGACAGCAGTGGTACAGCCCAGCAAGATCTCAGTGTTGTGGGAGCAACCTCATTTGACCGAGGACAGGGGTGCTGTGGGATCGGGGTTAGACAGAGATTAACTAAATGGAGGCCTATAAAGCTCCTGTGTAATCTGCACACTGCACACAAATTCAGAGCACCAGCTACTGTCTTTGCTCACACTTTCAGACTGTTTTGGAGCCACATGAACCACATTTAGTTCAGCTTGCTGAGGCGTTTTACAGTTTTTGGATTTAAATCAGATTCAGAGCAGCAGTTTTTGTTCAAATCGGCAGTTTAGAGgagcaaaaaagagaaaatcatgaaaaaagaaaaggtatgtTTTAAagttatacttttttttaacactacAAGTAGTTAGTATATTGATTTTATATAAAGTTAAACCTACAAATTGAAATTTCTTGAATGCATTTGAATGCCTATCGTGAAGAGGATGAAATGTTAAAGTTGTATCATTGGTAGAGGACGGTAAAGATATGGGAAATCAACTGATTTATGATTATTTTTCTAAATTGCTGAaaaaacattacttttctctgtgTTAATTTTGGTGGCAATCAAAACAAAGAGATCATGGTGATTGTGGGAGCTGATCAAACAAAGAGGCAGTTCTGCAGCCAGTTTCAACTCTGAAAGTTTTATCTGTTATAAAAGGAAAATGAGTAATGCGTGAGGAAAAGCAACCATCAAAGCCTGTGTAACGAATGTACCGGCTGCATTGCGTCTGTTTGCCAGTGGCTCGATGGATTGTAATGTTTCCTCTGTCTGCCTTGATGTCCCAGCAGGTGAGCAATAACAATGAGCCTCCCAGCTATCAGGAAGCAACAGCAGGTGAGAGGAACAACATCCTTCTAGTTTGACACAGTATGCTGTCATCAGATGTGCAAATTAGACAAATTAGATTAGAGTCCACAAACCTTTCATACACactgtaaaacatttattttttcttgataCAATGTCTGTGGCAGTCAGGCTGAAGATTAACCCCCTTccatctctttcctttcttcaggcTATGATGAGATGGAGGCCCAGTTTTCCTGGGATGACAAAACCATCAGGCGGACTTTCATCAGAAAGGTACTGAAAACTTTTTGTACGAAACAAATCACACCAGCACAGCAGAGGACACACCTGAGTGTTGTGATTGTGACTGACTTGTCTACCTGCAGGTTTACGCCATCCTCATGCTTCAGCTGTTTGTCACCGTTGGAATCGTCTGTCTCTTCACATTTTGGTAATTGCCGCTGGTTTTTCATTTGGTTGTTTTCCATAATccatttctttttgatttggtcacttttattttgaaggatatGTAATTGAAAAAGAGTAATTTCTGCCTCTTTTAGCGCACCTATGAGGTTTTACATTCAGACTCATCCTGGTTTGTACATGGCATCTTAGTAAGTGCAAACCCATCCTTCACACCATCTCTCATCTTGttttgtcactctttttaaaacttgtcttttatttttttagtatgATGTTTTTTGCCACCTACATCGCTCTGTCCTGCTGTGGAAACTTGAGGTAAACTTTCCTTGCAGTCTGTATGATTAAAACGTGGATTACTGCTGGTTTTATTGTCCAAAATGTTGACGATGTATTTCTCTTCCGACCTGAACAGGAGGCAGTTTCCCTGGAATGCCATTCTGTTAGTTCTTTTTGTGAGTATTCAGCGACATGAAACACTCCCAATCAAACTGCATCTTTCTTTCATCTGCATATACCTAACTGTAACTGATTATCTTTTGGGTCTTCACCTGACAGACTTTGAGCATGGCCTTCATGATGGGGTTTGTGTCcaggtaaataaatataatctgTGATGCCAGGGCATGCTTATGCATTTCTGTCTTGGACAGTCCTTTTTAACCATTAAACTTTTGATACGCATGTGCTTGTGCTTCTTGCAGCTTCTACAACACCAAATCGGTGCTGCTGTGTCTGGGGATCACAGCTCTGGTGTGTCTTTCCGTCACCATCTTCAGCTTCCAGAGCAAAGTAAGATGAACTCCTTCACCCCTCGTTGGAGCAGCACAACAACAGGACCAGTGTGACCTCACTCCTCTCTCTGCTCTGTTTCAGGTTGACGTCACATCCTGCCAGGGGGTTCTGTTTTCTCTGTGCATGGTCATGCTTCTCTGTGCCATCACCATCTCCATTGTCGTCCCATTCGGTTATGTAAGTTCccctctttctcttcttttagCACCATCCATTCCTGCACAGAGCCTTCTGGAAGGAGATTAGATGAGCTAAGTTCAATGTTGACATAAACAACAGCTTACTGCTCAGGTGCTGCTGGCAGTGTCCAGGCAGCGAGAGGCGATTACCCTCACAGATGATCTAACACTGCTCTGTCTTGCTTAAATTAGCATGTCGCTTTCCTCCTTAACTGTTTTGTAatgcttttttcaaaattttaatCTTGCATCCCAGGTTCCTTGGTTACATGCTATCTATGCTGTGGTAGGAGCCATCCTCTTTACCCTGGTAATAATCAGATACTTCAACTTAACTTTAACATTATCcactttttttgtgctttttgcaCTAATTTTTCCTTCTTGTGTCCCCCTTTTTACCCACAGTTCTTGGCTTTTGACACCCAGCTGCTGTTAGGAAACAAGCGATATGCTATAAGCCCAGAGGAATATATTTTTGCCACCCTCAGCCTCTACCTGGACATTATTTACCTGTTCAGCTTCCTGCTGCAGCTCACAGGAGGAGGCCGTGACTGAAGTGACTGTGCCACTGCTAAATGTGGACTCCTAACAAACTCAACAACCAGCTTGAGTTGACCCCCTTAAGTACAAAGACACTCTTTACAATCCCGATGCTAGTTATGTCATTGTGCAGCCACACACCTGcctaatatcattcagtatttGTCTACTGCGTCCTGTCCATCTCTGTTTAAACATTGGTGAAATGCTCCGCGAGATCCACTTTGAACATGTCGTCATTCAGTGTCAGTAGACCCAGAAGTGGATCAGAGCATCTACAAAAAGAGTTGGGAACAATCAGCATCATTGAGCCATAAAACTGAGATTCAGGAACTCTGCAGTTTCAAAGTCAGCAGAGTTGAGTTtgctaaataaaaaagattaaaaaaaacaaagcattaaataacttttttacttttcagtGTTTTGCAAGCGTGTACTGTATTTGTCCAAGACATTCTTAAACAAACTTTTTGGGGGTAAATATTTGATATGTGAAACCTGAACTTGGATATTTCCACTGACTTAAAGTGAACATTGATCACAAAGGGAAATTATACACAGAGCAGGATGCAGTACATTTATGTTATTAGAGATTTATTTAAATGTCTTTTGTGGATTGATTGTGGCCTTGTAGGCGTGGTAGAAAAATGATTTCACATTAACAAGTTTTCCGTGCACTAGAAACGTTGTGAGACAGTTATTTACTTTTAAGACAAACAGCtatgtacatttatttctgACACTGCAATTAAAGTGACTTGTGAAACACTTTGCAATTTtcatttgattattattatcattatccatccatccattttctatacccgctttatcctttgcagggtcatgggggtctgctggagcctattattattattattattattattagtgtgtgtgttacAAGGTACTGCTTTAGACAGTGAAGGCTGTGGTGTGTGCTGTTGGTATAGCAGTgatgtgtgtgaatgagtgtatgATGGTTGTGTGGTTATAATGGATGTAACAGAGCTGAAGCAGTCCAGCAGGGATACATAAAGCATTGGTGTTAGCCCCCAGCGCTATTTCAGCAGTAACTAACTGCAGCCACTACTTGAGgcttaggctgcgtcccaatactccccctcgccctcgttttcttcactaaccctaacttttgcgcgttcccgtgaaggtagtggtgtcccaattcctcttttcacctagggggagggggcataacgagggctaggggctgagaatagcccctacggatcgagggatttcagatgctgacttggcgagcgagggggtatgaagatttcccagaatgcttttgccgtaggctctgcgtcgatttgactcaccgaccgaaggcaaacaggcagactcgtctcagagaaatagagagaaataatcctgtgactcgtcagatttgttttggatgtttctgatataatagttttcagaaaccacaaagtaatccagctgttatctgggtaatttaaacactttcagataaagttgccgatcATCACGGCAGAATAaagtgatttatggttccgcgttacaccaacgcagaacctacggcggaggttacgcaacctacggcgtaaggtctgcgtcgatgtacgcggcgacgcacgccgtacgccgtaccctacgccgtaccctacgccgtaccctacgccgtaggctctgcgtcgatttaacgcggacccaaactccggagccggcagaaatctctaaatttcggagcaaatttcttaacaggcgtagctacaactgttagattttatttattaaaccaacatcttcctaaatgatttatttcagccagcataattctcaacagagctgcgtcccaggagagagtttctctcccggggctgacggattagcttgacccggcggacacgtctgttttcgggctgtgagctgctgctgctccccgggggcggcggctcttctcatctccgaaaacatcgggtcaaatttcttaacaggcgttatttggataaactgtgCCCAGGtaggggatcttaaggttacctttatgcctgaaaaaatatcaaaacttaataaagtgccatattaacagcgctacagctgaaattaaagcagcttttggctctctgcttcctgatcagattagggatgaaaacgaagGGGAGTGGgcgaaatgggacaggcacctgggcaaAGTgcccctagatctcaagtgccctaaaatctcccccttcttttttagggtctggggaagaaaagaagtgcgagtggagaaaagaagggcgagtgaaggagaattgggattggcccttaatcACAGTTGGTACTGGTGTGTTCGGGTCAGCATCATGCAGCAGACCTCCATCGGTGTACTGGATTTCCTCTCCAGCCCATCAGGATCCATCCAGTTAGTCAGCCTCCCCGTAAGGCCACCAGTCCCCAGGCCATGTGGAAAGTGGACCAGCCCAACATCTAGGGAGGGTACCAGCCACTAGAGGGCAAGGCACAAAGCAGAAAGGAaccaggggccttatgtactaagagtgcggcgcacaaaaaacgtgcgtacgccactttcaacgctcacggtcggatgtacaaagaatgacgtgaacgtagaaagctgcggtccttcactcacacattaaggcttttgtacgcacttttctga
This genomic window from Cololabis saira isolate AMF1-May2022 chromosome 8, fColSai1.1, whole genome shotgun sequence contains:
- the faim2b gene encoding fas apoptotic inhibitory molecule 2b isoform X2 — translated: MKKEKVSNNNEPPSYQEATAGYDEMEAQFSWDDKTIRRTFIRKVYAILMLQLFVTVGIVCLFTFCAPMRFYIQTHPGLYMASYMMFFATYIALSCCGNLRRQFPWNAILLVLFTLSMAFMMGFVSSFYNTKSVLLCLGITALVCLSVTIFSFQSKVDVTSCQGVLFSLCMVMLLCAITISIVVPFGYVPWLHAIYAVVGAILFTLFLAFDTQLLLGNKRYAISPEEYIFATLSLYLDIIYLFSFLLQLTGGGRD
- the faim2b gene encoding fas apoptotic inhibitory molecule 2b isoform X1; its protein translation is MKKEKQVSNNNEPPSYQEATAGYDEMEAQFSWDDKTIRRTFIRKVYAILMLQLFVTVGIVCLFTFCAPMRFYIQTHPGLYMASYMMFFATYIALSCCGNLRRQFPWNAILLVLFTLSMAFMMGFVSSFYNTKSVLLCLGITALVCLSVTIFSFQSKVDVTSCQGVLFSLCMVMLLCAITISIVVPFGYVPWLHAIYAVVGAILFTLFLAFDTQLLLGNKRYAISPEEYIFATLSLYLDIIYLFSFLLQLTGGGRD